GCGCGACTGACCGTTTTCCCGGCGCCCGGGGCTTTTGCCGACGACGAATCGACCCCGATCGCTTAGCCTTTGCCGTTGCGGAAGCGGGGAACCCGCTTCCGCCGGCGAGAGGAGGCAAGCATGGATTTCAACTACCTGTTCACGAGCTTCGAGGGGCGCATCAGCCGCCAGCCGTTCTGGATCGGCGCGGTGATCCTGTGGGTCATCCACTGGGTGGCGGCAGCGATCCTGTACGGGCTGTTCGGGGAAGGCTTCGCGAACATCCTGTTCACGATCGTCTCCCTGGTGCTGCTCTATCCCGGCCTCGCCCTCGGCGCGAAGCGCTGGCACGACCGGGACAAGTCGGCGTGGTGGCTGCTGATCGTGCTGGTCCCCGTCGTCGGCGCGCTCTGGTATCTGATCGAATGCGGTTTCCTGCGCGGCACCGAAGGCGAGAACCGCTACGGACCGGATCCGCTCGCCTGACACCGACGCGGACCGAACGACACGCGCCCCGAAATGCCCCGGTGATCCCCAGGCGGATCACCGGCCTGATTGCCGCCCGGATTACAGCATGGATTGCCCATCAGGGCTCCGATCTTATATGTCGGCGGTCGACTGTCGGTCGCGCGGAGAGGAATCCTTTGGCGAACAATCCCCAGATCCAGGGCCCCCGGAGTGCCGAACAAGAGGCGGGGCGCGAGGCGTTCGCGTGGCTGTTCTTCGGATTCAACGGCCGCATCGGCCGCGAAGCCTACTGGCTCGCGATCGGGCTTTTGTGGAGCGTGCTGTTCGTCACCATCAGCCTGCTCGTGTCCGCCGTCGGCCAGGAGGCGGCCGCCGGGCCGACCCTCATGCTGGGCCTCGCCTCGCTGTGGCTGGAGATGGCGATCCTGGTGAAGCGCCAGCACGACCGGGGCCTGCCCTGGTTCTGGTGCCTGCTCGCCTTCGTTCCGGTCGTCGGGATGATCTGGGTGGTGGCGGCCGGGGTGATCCCCGGTGACGAGGGGCCGAACGCCTTCGGCGACCGCGCCGATACTCCGCCGGCCTGAGCCCTCGCCAATCTGAATACCCGGTGCCCTGAACTGCCGGCGTCCTGAAGTCCCGGCCTTCCGGCGGTCACTCGCCGGCGAGAAGACGCGGGCCGGGCGGCGCCTTGTCCTCCACCGACGCCCCGC
This Microbaculum marinisediminis DNA region includes the following protein-coding sequences:
- a CDS encoding DUF805 domain-containing protein, with translation MANNPQIQGPRSAEQEAGREAFAWLFFGFNGRIGREAYWLAIGLLWSVLFVTISLLVSAVGQEAAAGPTLMLGLASLWLEMAILVKRQHDRGLPWFWCLLAFVPVVGMIWVVAAGVIPGDEGPNAFGDRADTPPA
- a CDS encoding DUF805 domain-containing protein codes for the protein MDFNYLFTSFEGRISRQPFWIGAVILWVIHWVAAAILYGLFGEGFANILFTIVSLVLLYPGLALGAKRWHDRDKSAWWLLIVLVPVVGALWYLIECGFLRGTEGENRYGPDPLA